The sequence ACCGAAGGCCGCCGTCAGCTCCTGCGCGATCGCCTCCAGCGGGATCGCCGGCTGCAGCGGAACCTGCGGCAGCGGCGCACGTACCGGCGCGGGGCGCGCCGGACCGTCCGCCACCTGGTGCAGCTCGCCCTGGTGGGTGAGCAGGTGCCGCATGCCCTGCTGCCGGCCCGCGTGGTCCTGGCCGTACGGGGCGACGCTCGTGATCCGCACCTGCGGCCAGGTCTCCCGGATCATCCGGGCGCAGTAACCGCCGGGCAGCTCGCAGGACTCCAGCTCGGTGTGCAGCTCCAGCACCTGCTGCGGCGGCACGTTCATGGCGCGCAGCTCGTAGAGGATCTGCCATTCCGGGTGCGGGGTACCGGGCGCCGAGCGGCGGATGAGCTGCTGCTCGGAGCCGTCGGGCGCGCGGTAGCGGAGCACGGCCTGGTAGCCGGGGCCGACGGTGGGCGCACCGGTCGGGACCGGAGGCTGCGCCGCGCCGGGACCGGGACCACCGGGCACGCCGGGCGGCGGGCCGGGGGGCCCGGGCGGCTGCACCATGGCGGGGCCGGCGAGCATCGTGGCGGCATGGTCGATCCCGCCACCGGGAGCACCGGGAGCACCAGGGGCACCCGGGGCACCGGGCGGCTGCGGTACGCCGGGACCCGCGAGCATGGTGGCGGCGTGATGGGCCCCACCACCAGGAGCACCAGGAGCACCAGGAGCCCCGGGCGGGCCGGGAGGCGCCGGCGGCTGACCGGTGACGGCCGGACCGGCCAGCATCGTCGCCGCATGGTCCAGCCCACGCCCCAACGACCCCGGAGCCCCGGGCGGACCGGGAGGACCGGGCGGACCGGGAGGCTGAGGCGCGCCCGCCCCGGGAGCACCGGGCGGGCCGGGAGGCGCCGGCGGCTGACCGGTGACGGCCGGACCGGCCAGCATCGTCGCCGCATGGTCCAGCCCACGCCCCAGCGACCCGGGGGTCCCGGGCGGGCCGGGAGGCGCCGGCGGCTGACCGGCACCCGGAGCACCGGGCGGACCGGGCGGCTGCGGAACACCGGGGCCGGCCAACATCGTGGCGGCGTGGTGAGCCCCGCCACCGGGCGCGCCGGGCGGACCCGGCGGCGTGGACGGGGTCGACGGGCGGGAGATCTGGGCCTTGCTGGTCGGCGCGTCCGCGATGTCGCTCGCCGACGAACCACCCGCCGGACCGCCCAGCGAACCGCCCGCCGCATCGCCCGGCGAACCCAGCGCCGGTACGACCGCGGTCCTCGGCAGTTGACTGCCGCCCGGCATCAGCGTGGTCTTCGCCTCCGGGGCCACCCCGGAGGACGGCGCGTCCTCCAGGTCCGACCCGGACAGCGGCGGCGCGAACACGGTCGCGGGCAGCGGTACGGACGCGTCGTCCGAACCGGAGTTCACATCGGTGCCCGCCCAG comes from Streptomyces virginiae and encodes:
- a CDS encoding SUKH-4 family immunity protein — encoded protein: MVTFAQAQERAEEWINGDVPAYQHREVRVREFGLGFVVWAEDRAAGPVSGGGRQRLVIARDSGEVTLWPGLPVGEVIRRYEEEYGAVAVAASEASVPPPRIDSEQTSFMLSPPEWLQEAADRAGIAPRSTAAAAAAPASADGGRPESAPESPLAPEPVSAPAAPAPVEAVPLRRGGEIPYEPTANDGVPATPPAPAAAAVPIGATPWAGTDVNSGSDDASVPLPATVFAPPLSGSDLEDAPSSGVAPEAKTTLMPGGSQLPRTAVVPALGSPGDAAGGSLGGPAGGSSASDIADAPTSKAQISRPSTPSTPPGPPGAPGGGAHHAATMLAGPGVPQPPGPPGAPGAGQPPAPPGPPGTPGSLGRGLDHAATMLAGPAVTGQPPAPPGPPGAPGAGAPQPPGPPGPPGPPGAPGSLGRGLDHAATMLAGPAVTGQPPAPPGPPGAPGAPGAPGGGAHHAATMLAGPGVPQPPGAPGAPGAPGAPGGGIDHAATMLAGPAMVQPPGPPGPPPGVPGGPGPGAAQPPVPTGAPTVGPGYQAVLRYRAPDGSEQQLIRRSAPGTPHPEWQILYELRAMNVPPQQVLELHTELESCELPGGYCARMIRETWPQVRITSVAPYGQDHAGRQQGMRHLLTHQGELHQVADGPARPAPVRAPLPQVPLQPAIPLEAIAQELTAAFGPQGVFRFDQRAVSRQGVPEIVAQTLMWSGLPVDFGPFFWAQAVPGQPVPTLAELAQQRQVQPASDAGSYLVVGSDFGKALCVQYGTAHIVAVPVEGGPGGAPVPPQFVNSSLPQFVRSLAMLGHMWRLRQHLTPEQAGRWTVDFQANLAGLDSAALASPESWWSVLLEQMWDGLL